The Megalops cyprinoides isolate fMegCyp1 chromosome 15, fMegCyp1.pri, whole genome shotgun sequence region ATAAATTAACCAGGATGTCCACACACGTCTgtttctgttaaataaataaatcaagtgCCATCACCAGAATATTCTGGAACTGAAAAAGCCCTGTGTTTTGCTGCGAAAGTTAACTGCCCTATATTGCGTGTCTTtgagacagggaaaaaaatccctgcatTTTTGatcataagtaaaaaaaaaaaaaaaaacccttcaagGGGGACTTTCATCTTAAAACGAAAGGAGGGGGACTTATATCTTTGAAGGAAAGTCCAGCTCATCAGGGATGTTCCCTGTGATTCCCACAGGCTCTGGGCAGCCCTGTTCCTGGCTCTCCACAGGAATGACTGATCTTCCGCGTCTCACAGAGGTGAtccacagggacacacacacacacacacacaccctgctaaCCACAGAGATTACTGCAGTAGAGGACATGCTGTCCATCTGACTGAATGAACGCCACCGATAAAATCCACTAGAAAGGAACAACAGTAATGAAATGAGATCCATCCTAGTGTCCTGTTCCTCTGTCCCCAATCCCCTCCATCCCCTGCCTTCTAGTCCAAGGAGTGGAGCTTGACtgaaatgttgtgtttgttaaTCCCCTGAATGTCTTCCACTGAATTTAAACATCTGAACGAGTTCATCTGGAGTTTAACATCTGAGTGTTTTCATCCGCAGCTTAACACCAACgttggaaaacaaaacatacagaaatatgcCTAGCTGGACTTTCCAAACACAAAGCCAGTGGCTATCGGGGATAAGTGATTGATACGTCCATCCAAACATGTGATGAGGCCTACCTGTCTATCCCTCAATGCACACTATAGGGCCTACCTGAGTCTCCCTCCAAAGACATAAGACCTACCAGAGTCTCCCTCGCCCTTCTGTCGGCCTTCATGCATAACTGACACCACCAGTCGGTAGAAGCAATTCAAGAAGGATGGTGCAGCTTTCAGCATCACCTGTGCACAATTACAAAAGAGACCAGATGTATTATTCATGAAATATGACAGGATAAATGGCATGTCTTTCTTGTAGCTAAAAACAGAGCAGGCAGCAGCAAGACTTCTGGGAGAATGCAGAGGGCAGCATGGTGGatacaggtatgtgtgtgacacacagtgTTTTACTTTTCAGTCATCCCAGGGAAGCCTTTATCCTACACATCcaacactgaaacaattcagagGACCTTCTTCTTAACACATGAtattattaaatgtgtgtgtgtctgtgtctggctgAGAGTAAGTCACTGGGCCAAATTTGCTCTtggtttttgaaaacacagtcGTCTTGAAGCAACTGTGAAATATTACCACAACAAAGATGGGAGCTCTTCTGAAGTGGGTATGGTTTCACCCTGGCCCACTGAAGCTTATGACTTCATGGTTGTTTTCTCACTTATGACTGCCTCTCACCTGTGATGGCACTGTACCTGTCTCACCTTTGGTGGCCCAGTACCCATCTCTCCCATGTGGGTGGTGCACACTACTTGAGTCTCACCTGTGGTGGTGCAGTACCTGTCTCTTACCTGCGGGTGGCACTGAATGATGGCGAACAGGGTCTCGTGGACGGCCTGGAAGGCAGAGTGGTACTCCTCCATAGACGGGAGCTCTAGTGGGATGAACTGCAGGGCCCCAAACGCCAGGGTCACGTGATGCGGGTTGGTTAACAGGCCCTCTCCCTGGCGCAGCACGCTGGTCAGGGCCTCCAGAGCGGGCACTGCCAGGGTAGCGGTCAGCGGCTTCTCCTTACTGCACTCCTTTACTACAAACTGACAACAGCAAGCACTTATTGGACTCCTTCACTTTTTAATGTAGACAGAGAGGGGTGTTTTTAAGACATACACTGACAGTGCTGTTTATTAAATTTTACAGAACACTGGGTGAGTGTTATTCGGTATTCAAACTAATTTTCTCCACATACAACTTTTCAAAGTGACGTCCATTAGCCAGACAGCGTGGAGGTACGTGACTGACTTTGCTAAGGACAGATAATAGAGAGCTGCCCTTTATAGCGCACTGATTAGGGGAGTTGAACAGGAAATGCTCACAGCCTTAAGGGCCCCCTCTTTAGCAATGCCTAAGCATATCTGACACTGTGTGACACTGATCCAGCATGGCTGGTCATGCTCAAAACCTTCCAGTCAAGCACCATGGCAAACCTTCCCCAGATAAACAAATAGAagtgtcaaaatgaaaacaaaacttaaagGCCTATCAGTAGATGATACTCACGACAACAGCAGATATGATCTGAGGTGCCATGAACCAGAAGGCTTTGGAACAGGTTTCAGGCAGAGGGCAGGTGGCAAGCATCTTGATTAGTAACAGAGTGGACAGCACATCCTGAAAGAGAAGCAGCATACATTAATCTAACCCCCATACCTCCAGTTCGGCCAAATCACGAGCAGTAAGACAAATGTAACCCTCCAGCTGTGATCAAATTGTGTCATCATGCTGATTtccattttaggaaaaaaaaaaaaaaacttgccgGAGACATATCTTTACAATTATGAATCCGAATATGACAAAGCTGGGAATATCAGAAACGGATGTGTCATCAGGAGGGGTTTTCAATTGGAGAGTAATTCTAATTCTGtgataaaacaaaactgtagCTGACAATGAGTCCTTCTTTTTAACTGCTCTGAATGCCAGATCTGTTAATGTTTTCTAAACATTGGAAACTGAAACAGGGGCCGCAGATGAAAAGTAGCCTTATTCTAAGGCTTTTTCTGGCACATTTACCAAAATGTTGATTGATGTGCACTGCCCCTGGCAAATAGACTCAAAGTAAACTAGTTCCCATTCTCTCAactggaaaaactgaaaactgaacaaattcaACATAACAGACACCTGGATCATATCTGAACGTTAGATTCAGATCTATGTCATGTTTGCCCATTATGTCAGCATGtacagtggtattttttttaaacggaAAAGTAAAATTCAAACCATGACGGACTGAAAATCTGGCAGGGAAAGACCGTTTCACATCAGCAGCACGTATGCGTCAAACTGTTCTCTTTCAGCCACATCAATCACCTCTGCTCCCATGGCAATTTCTTGCCAACACCTTGTCCGTAAAACTTTGCAATAACTGTGAAAGTTTTCAAAAGCCTTGCGCATTTAAACGGTTATGTAAACCTCCCTCGGGAATAGCAGTTACCATGGTAACATGGATGGGGACATATACATTTTCTGAAGTTGCGAGCTTAATCCCCTTCACCATTCCAGCAGCCAACGGCGCTGCAGCGCTAAGCTCTCCTCACTCTCAGCTAGGAGTGCAACGGGACTCATATATCAGTGCCCCACCATTACACTCTCCACCTGCAATTACTTCATGACAAAGTGGGGACGTCTGAACAGTATTCTGGCTTGGTTTCCTCAGTGCAACCCCCCAAGAAGGCCCTTCACGGGGAAACGTCACATTTCAATTTGCAGCATGAGTGAACTGGCAGCTCTGCAGGGGACGGTCACGGTTTCGGATTTTTCCAGTGCGTGCTTCACATTCAAATCGCTGTACCAGAGGAAATTCACGCCAGCAGTGCAACGTGgttctgaattttatttattgagcTTCTACATCTGTAACATACAGCTTGAAAAGTCGGAGGACgaaaaattgattttttcctTTAGCTGCTTTGTTCTGCCGCATAACTGAGAGAGAGCTGGATTTCCAATAACTGGCAGTGAAACATTTCCCTCTGTAACTGACATCAAGAGGACCCAGCCAcatctcacacagagacacaggtcCTGTAAAAGTTTCTGATAcccctgcaggaggagctgcagtgtggtgctCTGTCCACACGGTGGCGACTCTACCTTGTGTCGGCCGCTCCACACCAAGGCCACGCCGAGgccctctctcactgcctccagGAGAAGGTGGAACCGCTCCAGGCTGCTCCGGACCACCAGCTGCGCCAGGACCTCCCTCACTGGGGCCTCCAGCTCCCGCACCTCCGACTGAGACAGCCATGGAGCTAATAAAGAACAGCAGAAGGCATCAGGGGTCATGCTGGGagctgacacagagcagcagaggtcACCAGAGGTCATGCTGGGAGCTAAAACAGGACAACGGAGGTATTCAGAGGTGCTGAGACACCATGTTCTCACTCAGCCAGGAGTCTTACCCCAGGACCACTAGGCCCTCATggcaaaaatcaacaaagcagTTAATCTACCTGATAATGAAGCAGGTCATCTACCTCGTCATAGACGAAAGTAACCACATGCTATGCCTGAAACATCTAAAACTATCTAAAAAGATTTAGGACGCTTAGACTTTAAATTCACTTATtcattgaaataaatcaaaatttcaACTACATCTACAAGGACACCAATTTCATACCTACCTTTGTAACAAATATTATTGCGTGATGTTATGTATAAGATAGTAGCTATGGTTATTCCACTCATGGAAGTCTTTCAGAATGACATTATAAAGAGATATATAATGTAGCTTTTGCTTGAAAAGAACTCactataaatacattaatataaatacTCTGGATTAGCTATATTTGTGACCAATGTCTTGCTTTCcaaattttataatttttattaagAATTTTATTAAGAAAGACAAACAGCTCATTATGTTTCATGATTACTGTACTCAGAATATAATACAGAAATTTTTTATGTAGATCAAGTTTTCAAGGGCTCTGTGACacttgaaatttaaaaaagccaATCAAATACTCAAGACTGTTGCCATTTGAGAATTTCAATTCACTTCTATATAACAGATCAAAAGCCACAGATGTTTGAAGACACTCCAAACATACAGAAAAGTACTGCAGGATCGATTGTATACCCATCCTACTATCCCTCCTAAATAGCTAACATTTctaatgtgattatttttcattggaAACACTAGAGACAGGCCTGATCTGGACTAAAGTCCAGGTAGATTACCTGAGAGCAGAGTTCTGAGGTTCTGCACAGCTGAGACATACAGGTCACCCAGGTGAGGCTCACTGATCATCTCTGCAGCAGCGTAGTAGatggacaggaagtggagggaTGACAGCAGGAAGTCCATGGGGCGGGGGGCAGAGCACAGCTCCCTCAGAACCTGCTGAGTGAAGCTCCTGTAGAGACCCATATGGGGCAGGTCCTTCCGCTCACCCCCatcgggggtgggggaggatgCCCAGGCCAGCTCGGCTTGGACCATAACTCTCACAACATCCACGGAGAAGGCCTGGCTGTGCAGCCCACAGGTGTGACCCCTCAGGTAGAGCTGCACTGCAGGCCCCATGGCCTCTGTGACCTTCGCCAGAAGCTGGATCAGCGTCTCATCCAGCGTCTTGCTTTGGCCCAAGCTGGAGGTCATGGCCTGGCACAGCACACTCAGACAGGCCAGCCGCAGCTGCAAAGAGGCCAGCTCCTCAGATCCAGGAGGACCCTGGGTGTCGGGACATGTACCACTGCCCACAGCGAAGGAAGTGATCTTCTCCAGGTTGAGCCGGACACTCTTCCTTCTCTGGATTACCACCTGGATCAGGCACTGGATGAAGTCTTGGAAAGCCTTCACAAACACCAGCCAGGCATCTGGATCCACAGACAGAtgcctgtggctctgtgtgaaAAGGGAAGACATGGCTGCTTCTAAAAGCCTGCTTCCATGCACGACTTTCAGGACGGACCCTACGTTCCTTCCTGACTGCAGAGACGTCATGAGGCCGTAGACCTCTTTCAGCAGTCCTAGAGCTTCAGAAGGATCTGTGTCACTGTAAGGTAAGATGTTGGTTCCtatgaaaaacagaagcaggaaGCATTCTGTGTGGTCCTCAGGTGACATGGCATCTGGATTAACCACTCTGGCAATTTTCAGCAAGCACGTAAGGCTCTCTATCTGAGTCCCAGTTAATTTAGTGGCCTCTGAAGGGGACAGGATCTCCTGGGCAACGGACTCCAGTCTCTTCCACGCAGGAGATATGCCTTCAGTTTCTCCACTCGTCTCCATGGCAGAAGCTTCCTTTTCCTCTGCACCTGCAGCTCGGAGCTCTTCACCAAACTTCAACAGGGCTGGACACTGGGAGCCCTGCGCAGTGCTGCTCAGAATTCCCAAAATCCTTCGACAGAGACATCTGACTATGACTGAGTACAGAGGAGGCAACTCGACAAGTATCGCACTCTCTAGGAGATTCTTTGAGATGAGGGAGACGGAAAGGCAAGCCCCTTGCTGCTCTGCACTCTCTGGAGGATCTTCGCGGAGCAGAGAGTCCAGGAGAACCTCGGCCACGTGGGACATGTCCTCTTCCGCAAGATATGGAGCTATCAGACCCAGATTGGAGGTCAGGACAAACCAGTGGGCCGCCGAGTAGGTGGTGGCGTCCACACTGGTCACCTGTTGGTCCCACAGCTCATCAGACAGCTGACTGAACGAGGCCTTCCCTGCCCTCACGATGAAGCGAGCATCTCGGCAGAGAACGTCCTGGATATTTGCCCCGGGAGAGATGTGGGTGCCGAGGAGGACCTGCTTCGTTCTCTGCAGAgcgaggagctgctgcaggagctggcTGGCAGGGCTGGGGCGGACAGAGAACACCTGGTCCCACTCGTCCTGCACCACACCTGGGAGCAGACAGGACCCCTCTGCTGCGGTAACGCTGCTGCTCTGCTCAGCGTACCTGCTACAGTGCATCCGAAACAGCATGTCCACCTCCACCCAGCTGTAGCTGAGGAGCAGCGCCACCTTGTGGACACTCTCAAACCACAGGGTACCAGACTCCTTCCCTCCTagaagctgcagcaggagcttAATGAGCTCCAGCATTTTGCCCATGAGGCTTTGCATCTGCCTCACCACGGGCGCCGGGGTGCTGTTGTCCAAGCTCTTCACCCCGAAAAGGATGGAGTGAAGGAGCGTGCTCAGTGAGAACAGCTTCAGGGCCATGTCGTCCTTTCCCTCCAAGTCCGGGAGCAGGTAGGTCTGCACCCTCTCCAGGATCAGGCTGCATATTTCCACACTCTGGCTGGGGGGGCTGTCCAGGAGGCTCCTGGTGAGGCTCCTCTGTAGGCCAGTTGTCAGAAGCGGCAGCCTCAGGTCGTCAGCTGCCGGCCGGCAGATAACAGACAGGACCTCCTGGAAGAGCCGGGGCAGCTGCCGCAGTTTGGTGTAAGTCTGCAGGACGGCGGAGAGCAGAGCCTCTCTGGCCTTCTTCACCCGCACCTCTGCACAGTCAGCATCCACCCACGCAGAGGAGACCATCTCGTCCAGGTCTGGCTCCACTATCAGGTGGTTCAGTGCCAGCAGGGTCTTCAGGCAGCGGTACCAGGCTGGAACAGTGGACTGCGGATTGTAGAACAGCAGCTGGGCCACCTTCCTGTATAAGTTAAACTGGGCCTCGCCGTGCTGTATTCTGTCTGCCGCCACATTGTAAATGTCCGCTGTCAGACTGAAATTTAAAAGGTTTTCCAAAGCGAGCAAAGCCAAGCTCCAGTTTGCAGAGTCGAATGTACTGGTGACAGTCAGCTCCTCAGTAAAGCCCAGAGCCGTGACTAACCGCGTCAGCAAACGAAAGCAAACCATCTTATTGTCCCCAGCTTTGCAGAAGGCATCCAGGGCACACTTGAAAAGCATGGGGACGGAATGTGACCGTACTGCAAAATGCAGGGAGGGGTCACAGAGCGCTGGGTCACAGAGTCTCTTCAGGATGGAGCTGACAGGACTGGGCAAACCCTTGCTTGTGGCGCTCCTCTTGGGCGCGGAAGTGTCCGTTTCCGGGAGGAGCTCCTCCCTGTACGACGGCAGGTGCTCGGGCAGGAAGAGGGCGGACTGCAGCACAGCGTCCACCTTCCCGCGGATGTCCCTGCTCAGGTGCTGCCGGACGCGGGCGTCGTCCGCCGCCGCCCACACGCGGACGCCCAGCAGGTACCTCAGCAGTAGCAGCGGCTGGAGCAGGTGAGTGGTCACCTGCGCAAAGACGCGGTTAGGGTTGGCCTGCTGACGCTGGACCACCAGGTAGCTGCCGAGCACCAGGAGAAGAACCTCGAACTCCTGCGGTCTCAGGTGCTCCCCGCAGAGCTGCAGCCTGGAGCAGGCCAGGGAGCAGAGCCTGGCCAGCAACTCTACCAGCAGCTCGTACCTGGTGGTGTAggtgacagacagcacagacgAGGACAGGATGCCCTGGCAGCAGCTGAGAACGGTGGAGATGCTGGCGGAGGACGTCCCAGACGCAGCTTCCAGGATCCTGTCGTTGATCACCTAGTATTAGCAAAGAGAAACAGATTAGGTTACACACTGAAAGCTT contains the following coding sequences:
- the urb2 gene encoding unhealthy ribosome biogenesis protein 2 homolog — translated: MAAVYSGIHLKLKSPRTPWPDKLKLARFAWISPQCFLPNKEQVLFDWTSHALTGYYSKKVEFPQEVLEGLWTYLDDILRSKKLQNALSHGRTLSLRLPMAQVINDRILEAASGTSSASISTVLSCCQGILSSSVLSVTYTTRYELLVELLARLCSLACSRLQLCGEHLRPQEFEVLLLVLGSYLVVQRQQANPNRVFAQVTTHLLQPLLLLRYLLGVRVWAAADDARVRQHLSRDIRGKVDAVLQSALFLPEHLPSYREELLPETDTSAPKRSATSKGLPSPVSSILKRLCDPALCDPSLHFAVRSHSVPMLFKCALDAFCKAGDNKMVCFRLLTRLVTALGFTEELTVTSTFDSANWSLALLALENLLNFSLTADIYNVAADRIQHGEAQFNLYRKVAQLLFYNPQSTVPAWYRCLKTLLALNHLIVEPDLDEMVSSAWVDADCAEVRVKKAREALLSAVLQTYTKLRQLPRLFQEVLSVICRPAADDLRLPLLTTGLQRSLTRSLLDSPPSQSVEICSLILERVQTYLLPDLEGKDDMALKLFSLSTLLHSILFGVKSLDNSTPAPVVRQMQSLMGKMLELIKLLLQLLGGKESGTLWFESVHKVALLLSYSWVEVDMLFRMHCSRYAEQSSSVTAAEGSCLLPGVVQDEWDQVFSVRPSPASQLLQQLLALQRTKQVLLGTHISPGANIQDVLCRDARFIVRAGKASFSQLSDELWDQQVTSVDATTYSAAHWFVLTSNLGLIAPYLAEEDMSHVAEVLLDSLLREDPPESAEQQGACLSVSLISKNLLESAILVELPPLYSVIVRCLCRRILGILSSTAQGSQCPALLKFGEELRAAGAEEKEASAMETSGETEGISPAWKRLESVAQEILSPSEATKLTGTQIESLTCLLKIARVVNPDAMSPEDHTECFLLLFFIGTNILPYSDTDPSEALGLLKEVYGLMTSLQSGRNVGSVLKVVHGSRLLEAAMSSLFTQSHRHLSVDPDAWLVFVKAFQDFIQCLIQVVIQRRKSVRLNLEKITSFAVGSGTCPDTQGPPGSEELASLQLRLACLSVLCQAMTSSLGQSKTLDETLIQLLAKVTEAMGPAVQLYLRGHTCGLHSQAFSVDVVRVMVQAELAWASSPTPDGGERKDLPHMGLYRSFTQQVLRELCSAPRPMDFLLSSLHFLSIYYAAAEMISEPHLGDLYVSAVQNLRTLLSAPWLSQSEVRELEAPVREVLAQLVVRSSLERFHLLLEAVREGLGVALVWSGRHKDVLSTLLLIKMLATCPLPETCSKAFWFMAPQIISAVVFVVKECSKEKPLTATLAVPALEALTSVLRQGEGLLTNPHHVTLAFGALQFIPLELPSMEEYHSAFQAVHETLFAIIQCHPQVMLKAAPSFLNCFYRLVVSVMHEGRQKGEGDSAESEVVLSCSRLVERMYTHIAATAESFTVLSSFMVAQYVSELQKVTLHPEIKRHLTEGIYKILDLCMEQDVKFLSATLPLGVREVFNELYSSYTHYHKAQKQGEEKYSA